The following coding sequences are from one Xiphophorus couchianus chromosome 7, X_couchianus-1.0, whole genome shotgun sequence window:
- the dap1b gene encoding death-associated protein-like 1 homolog — MVQQLSKSGAKEARLLKAGHPPAVKAGGKRVAKKTLEDGSAHGTPEKETKSRSLATSNRMQQVGLLLTGTLDKLSHDFPETPVSVRHSKVRPAVERSHCPRNFCIQQPRKF; from the exons ATGGTGCAACAACTCTCCAAATCTGGAGCAAAAGAGGCTCGTCTGCTCAAAGCTGGGCACCCACCAGCAG TGAAGGCAGGAGGAAAACGAGTTGCCAAGAAAACCCTGGAGGATGGATCTGCCCATGGGACTCCtgagaaagagacaaagag CCGGTCTCTTGCCACCTCCAACAGGATGCAACAAGTTGGGCTTCTTCTGACTGGGACTCTTGacaag CTGAGTCATGACTTTCCAGAGACCCCTGTGAGCGTGAGGCACAGCAAGGTGCGCCCTGCTGTGGAAAGGTCTCACTGCCCCCGGAACTTCTGCATCCAGCAGCCCAGGAAGTTTTGA